One region of Streptomyces rishiriensis genomic DNA includes:
- a CDS encoding GlcG/HbpS family heme-binding protein: MSTTTVAPLTIHDAEALVTAARRAAEAARVTVSVTVLDAGGHLLAFRRDDRAVLISGETSTRKAYTALQLNAPTADLVDAVQPGGPFHTLPTALDRPLLFIAGGVPVHRDGRLIGALGVGGGAPEQDHGFATAAVETLV, encoded by the coding sequence ATGAGCACCACCACCGTCGCGCCTCTGACCATTCACGACGCCGAAGCCCTCGTCACGGCCGCCCGCCGGGCAGCCGAGGCCGCCCGGGTCACGGTCAGCGTCACCGTCCTGGACGCCGGCGGCCATCTGCTGGCCTTCCGGCGCGATGACCGGGCCGTACTGATCTCCGGGGAGACGAGCACGCGCAAGGCGTACACGGCGCTGCAGCTGAACGCCCCCACCGCCGACCTCGTCGACGCCGTGCAGCCCGGTGGCCCCTTCCACACCCTGCCCACCGCGCTCGACCGGCCGCTGCTGTTCATCGCGGGCGGGGTGCCGGTACACCGCGACGGCCGGCTGATCGGTGCCCTCGGGGTCGGCGGCGGCGCCCCGGAGCAGGACCACGGTTTCGCCACGGCCGCCGTGGAGACGCTCGTCTGA
- a CDS encoding MFS transporter, producing the protein MPLALLALAIGAFGIGTTEFVIMGLLPEVAGDFGVSIPTAGFLVTGYALGVMFGAPLMTVLGTKVSRKRMLMMLMGLFIVGNLLSAVAPSFGVMLVGRVVASLAHGAFFGIGSVVAADLVAPDKKAGAIAMMFTGLTVANVVGVPLGTLVGQSVGWRVTFAVVAVLGVVGLAGIAKLVPDMPRAEGVHLRHELAAFKNAQVLLAMAMTVLGFGGVFAAITYIAPMMTHVAGFADGSVTWLLILFGLGMVGGNLVGGRYADRALMPMLYVSLGALAVVLALFTLTAHNKGLAAVTIVLIGALGFATVPPLQKRVLDQAHGAPTLASAVNIGAFNLGNALSAWLGGLVIAAGLGYTAPNWVGAALAAGALLLAVVSAALERRDHPPAAADAVVTGGVPVERRTAVQR; encoded by the coding sequence ATGCCTCTCGCGCTTCTGGCCCTCGCGATCGGGGCCTTCGGCATCGGTACGACCGAGTTCGTGATCATGGGTCTGCTGCCCGAGGTAGCGGGCGACTTCGGAGTCTCCATCCCCACGGCCGGCTTCCTGGTGACCGGCTACGCGCTCGGTGTCATGTTCGGCGCTCCGCTCATGACGGTCCTCGGCACCAAGGTCTCCCGCAAGCGGATGCTGATGATGCTGATGGGCCTGTTCATCGTCGGCAACCTGCTGTCCGCCGTCGCCCCGTCGTTCGGCGTGATGCTGGTCGGCCGCGTCGTCGCGTCCCTCGCCCACGGCGCCTTCTTCGGCATCGGCTCGGTCGTCGCCGCTGACCTGGTCGCCCCGGACAAGAAGGCGGGAGCCATCGCGATGATGTTCACCGGTCTCACCGTCGCCAACGTCGTGGGGGTTCCGCTGGGGACCCTCGTCGGACAGAGCGTCGGCTGGCGCGTCACCTTCGCCGTCGTCGCCGTGCTCGGCGTCGTGGGCCTGGCAGGCATCGCCAAGCTGGTGCCCGACATGCCGCGAGCCGAGGGGGTGCACCTGCGGCACGAGCTGGCCGCCTTCAAGAACGCCCAGGTGCTGCTCGCCATGGCGATGACGGTCCTCGGCTTCGGCGGCGTCTTCGCTGCCATCACCTACATCGCGCCGATGATGACGCACGTGGCCGGCTTCGCCGACGGATCCGTCACCTGGCTGCTAATCCTGTTCGGCCTCGGCATGGTCGGCGGCAACCTCGTCGGCGGCAGGTACGCCGACCGTGCGCTGATGCCGATGCTGTACGTCTCCCTGGGCGCCTTGGCGGTCGTCCTGGCGCTCTTCACGCTCACCGCGCACAACAAGGGTCTGGCGGCCGTCACCATCGTGCTGATCGGCGCCCTGGGCTTCGCCACCGTCCCGCCTCTCCAGAAGCGCGTCCTGGACCAGGCTCACGGCGCGCCGACCCTGGCGTCGGCGGTGAACATCGGCGCCTTCAACCTCGGCAACGCGCTGTCCGCCTGGCTCGGCGGCCTCGTCATCGCGGCCGGACTGGGCTACACCGCCCCGAACTGGGTCGGCGCCGCCCTCGCCGCGGGCGCCCTGCTCCTCGCCGTCGTCTCGGCCGCACTGGAGCGCCGCGACCACCCCCCTGCCGCTGCCGACGCCGTGGTCACCGGCGGCGTGCCCGTCGAGCGGCGGACCGCCGTCCAGCGGTGA